One Clupea harengus chromosome 3, Ch_v2.0.2, whole genome shotgun sequence DNA window includes the following coding sequences:
- the LOC105892128 gene encoding kelch-like protein 25 isoform X1 has product MQTPPQILTLSACGWVSSFCRFREIGTSDSLEASEKMSVSVHENRKSRTSTGSMNISLFHKPSHPDSVLTHLNTLRKQCMFTDVTLWAGDRSFPCHRAVLAACSRYFEAMFSGGLRESVDSEVNFHDSVHPEVLELLLDFAYSSRIIINEENAESLLEAGDMLQFHDIRDAAAEFLEKNLHSSNCLGMMLLSDAHQCKRLYELSWRMCLVHFETVRDTEDFYSLCKDKLLDLILSDELEIEDEQIVFNAVILWVRYDLESRRDYLPDLLRGIRLALLPSEFLIEAVACEELVMSDKRSQQIVDEAMQCKKRILQNDGVVTSPCARPRKAGHTLLILGGQTFMCDKIYQVDHKAKEIIPKSDLPSPRKEFSACAIGCKVYVTGGRGSENGVSKDVWIYDTVHEEWSKGAPMLIARFGHGSAELENSLYVVGGHTAIAGVFPASPSVSLKQVERYDPLSNKWTMMAPLRDGVSNAAVVSAKIKLFVFGGTTIHRDKASKVQCYDPVENRWSIAAECPQPWRYTAAAVLGSQIFIMGGDTEFTAASAYRFDCETTEWTRVGDMTSKRMSCHAVASGNKLYVVGGYFGTQRCKTLDCYDPISDSWNSITTVPYSLIPTAFVSTWKHLPA; this is encoded by the exons ATGCAGACCCCCCCTCAGATCCTCACGCTGAGTGCCTGTGGCTGGGTCAGCAGCTTCTGTCGCT TTCGAGAGATTGGGACAAGTGATTCGCTGGAGGCGTCGGAGAAAATGTCAGTCAGCGTTCATGAAAACCGCAAGTCCCGGACCAGCACAGGCTCCATGAACATATCGCTGTTCCACAAACCATCGCATCCTGACAGTGTGCTAACGCACCTGAACACGCTACGAAAACAGTGCATGTTCACAGATGTGACACTATGGGCTGGGGACCGCTCCTTCCCCTGTCACAGGGCAGTGCTGGCTGCTTGCAGCCGCTACTTCGAGGCCATGTTCAGTGGGGGGTTGCGCGAGAGTGTCGACAGTGAGGTAAACTTCCATGATAGCGTGCACCCCGAGGTGCTGGAGCTTCTCCTGGACTTTGCTTACTCATCCCGCATTATCATTAACGAGGAGAATGCTGAGTCTCTGCTGGAGGCAGGAGACATGCTGCAGTTTCACGATATCAGGGATGCAGCAGCGGAATTCCTTGAGAAGAATCTGCACTCGTCCAACTGCTTGGGCATGATGCTCCTGTCAGATGCCCACCAGTGTAAGCGCCTGTACGAGCTATCTTGGAGGATGTGCCTGGTCCACTTTGAGACTGTCAGAGACACTGAGGACTTTTACAGTCTTTGCAAAGACAAGCTGCTTGACCTGATCCTTAGCGATGAGTTGGAGATTGAGGACGAGCAGATTGTGTTCAACGCTGTGATTCTCTGGGTGCGTTATGACCTGGAGAGTCGAAGGGACTACCTACCAGATCTGCTGAGGGGCATTCGCCTAGCACTGCTGCCCTCTGAATTCCTGATTGAGGCAGTTGCGTGCGAAGAGCTTGTTATGTCAGACAAAAGGAGCCAGCAGATAGTGGATGAGGCTATGCAATGCAAGAAGAGGATCTTGCAGAACGACGGAGTTGTAACCAGCCCCTGCGCCAGGCCCAGGAAGGCTGGACATACCCTTCTAATCCTTGGGGGACAGACTTTCATGTGTGACAAAATCTACCAGGTGGACCACAAAGCCAAGGAGATCATCCCAAAGTCTGACCTGCCAAGTCCAAGGAAAGAGTTCAGTGCCTGTGCCATTGGCTGCAAGGTCTATGTGACGGGAGGGAGGGGTTCAGAGAACGGGGTGTCAAAGGATGTGTGGATCTATGACACTGTCCATGAAGAATGGTCGAAGGGGGCACCCATGCTAATTGCGCGGTTTGGCCATGGCTCTGCCGAGTTGGagaattccttgtatgtggtcGGGGGCCATACAGCCATTGCTGGTGTGTTCCCCGCTTCACCCTCTGTTTCATTAAAGCAAGTAGAGAGGTATGACCCTCTCTCCAACAAGTGGACCATGATGGCTCCCCTCAGGGATGGTGTCAGTAATGCTGCTGTGGTCAGTGCTAAGATAAAGCTGTTCGTCTTTGGTGGTACAACAATTCACCGGGACAAGGCATCCAAGGTGCAGTGCTACGACCCTGTGGAGAACCGCTGGTCGATTGCAGCCGAGTGCCCACAGCCTTGGCGCTACACTGCAGCAGCAGTCCTGGGCAGTCAGATCTTCATCATGGGGGGGGACACAGAGTTTACGGCTGCTTCTGCTTACCGGTTTGACTGTGAGACCACCGAGTGGACTCGCGTTGGTGACATGACCTCGAAAAGAATGAGCTGTCATGCAGTGGCATCGGGAAACAAACTATATGTAGTTGGCGGCTACTTTGGGACTCAGCGCTGTAAAACACTAGACTGTTATGATCCGATATCGGACAGCTGGAACAGTATAACTACAGTGCCTTATTCATTAATTCCAACAGCTTTTGTGAGCACTTGGAAACATCTTCCTGCTTAA
- the LOC105892128 gene encoding kelch-like protein 25 isoform X2 encodes MSVSVHENRKSRTSTGSMNISLFHKPSHPDSVLTHLNTLRKQCMFTDVTLWAGDRSFPCHRAVLAACSRYFEAMFSGGLRESVDSEVNFHDSVHPEVLELLLDFAYSSRIIINEENAESLLEAGDMLQFHDIRDAAAEFLEKNLHSSNCLGMMLLSDAHQCKRLYELSWRMCLVHFETVRDTEDFYSLCKDKLLDLILSDELEIEDEQIVFNAVILWVRYDLESRRDYLPDLLRGIRLALLPSEFLIEAVACEELVMSDKRSQQIVDEAMQCKKRILQNDGVVTSPCARPRKAGHTLLILGGQTFMCDKIYQVDHKAKEIIPKSDLPSPRKEFSACAIGCKVYVTGGRGSENGVSKDVWIYDTVHEEWSKGAPMLIARFGHGSAELENSLYVVGGHTAIAGVFPASPSVSLKQVERYDPLSNKWTMMAPLRDGVSNAAVVSAKIKLFVFGGTTIHRDKASKVQCYDPVENRWSIAAECPQPWRYTAAAVLGSQIFIMGGDTEFTAASAYRFDCETTEWTRVGDMTSKRMSCHAVASGNKLYVVGGYFGTQRCKTLDCYDPISDSWNSITTVPYSLIPTAFVSTWKHLPA; translated from the coding sequence ATGTCAGTCAGCGTTCATGAAAACCGCAAGTCCCGGACCAGCACAGGCTCCATGAACATATCGCTGTTCCACAAACCATCGCATCCTGACAGTGTGCTAACGCACCTGAACACGCTACGAAAACAGTGCATGTTCACAGATGTGACACTATGGGCTGGGGACCGCTCCTTCCCCTGTCACAGGGCAGTGCTGGCTGCTTGCAGCCGCTACTTCGAGGCCATGTTCAGTGGGGGGTTGCGCGAGAGTGTCGACAGTGAGGTAAACTTCCATGATAGCGTGCACCCCGAGGTGCTGGAGCTTCTCCTGGACTTTGCTTACTCATCCCGCATTATCATTAACGAGGAGAATGCTGAGTCTCTGCTGGAGGCAGGAGACATGCTGCAGTTTCACGATATCAGGGATGCAGCAGCGGAATTCCTTGAGAAGAATCTGCACTCGTCCAACTGCTTGGGCATGATGCTCCTGTCAGATGCCCACCAGTGTAAGCGCCTGTACGAGCTATCTTGGAGGATGTGCCTGGTCCACTTTGAGACTGTCAGAGACACTGAGGACTTTTACAGTCTTTGCAAAGACAAGCTGCTTGACCTGATCCTTAGCGATGAGTTGGAGATTGAGGACGAGCAGATTGTGTTCAACGCTGTGATTCTCTGGGTGCGTTATGACCTGGAGAGTCGAAGGGACTACCTACCAGATCTGCTGAGGGGCATTCGCCTAGCACTGCTGCCCTCTGAATTCCTGATTGAGGCAGTTGCGTGCGAAGAGCTTGTTATGTCAGACAAAAGGAGCCAGCAGATAGTGGATGAGGCTATGCAATGCAAGAAGAGGATCTTGCAGAACGACGGAGTTGTAACCAGCCCCTGCGCCAGGCCCAGGAAGGCTGGACATACCCTTCTAATCCTTGGGGGACAGACTTTCATGTGTGACAAAATCTACCAGGTGGACCACAAAGCCAAGGAGATCATCCCAAAGTCTGACCTGCCAAGTCCAAGGAAAGAGTTCAGTGCCTGTGCCATTGGCTGCAAGGTCTATGTGACGGGAGGGAGGGGTTCAGAGAACGGGGTGTCAAAGGATGTGTGGATCTATGACACTGTCCATGAAGAATGGTCGAAGGGGGCACCCATGCTAATTGCGCGGTTTGGCCATGGCTCTGCCGAGTTGGagaattccttgtatgtggtcGGGGGCCATACAGCCATTGCTGGTGTGTTCCCCGCTTCACCCTCTGTTTCATTAAAGCAAGTAGAGAGGTATGACCCTCTCTCCAACAAGTGGACCATGATGGCTCCCCTCAGGGATGGTGTCAGTAATGCTGCTGTGGTCAGTGCTAAGATAAAGCTGTTCGTCTTTGGTGGTACAACAATTCACCGGGACAAGGCATCCAAGGTGCAGTGCTACGACCCTGTGGAGAACCGCTGGTCGATTGCAGCCGAGTGCCCACAGCCTTGGCGCTACACTGCAGCAGCAGTCCTGGGCAGTCAGATCTTCATCATGGGGGGGGACACAGAGTTTACGGCTGCTTCTGCTTACCGGTTTGACTGTGAGACCACCGAGTGGACTCGCGTTGGTGACATGACCTCGAAAAGAATGAGCTGTCATGCAGTGGCATCGGGAAACAAACTATATGTAGTTGGCGGCTACTTTGGGACTCAGCGCTGTAAAACACTAGACTGTTATGATCCGATATCGGACAGCTGGAACAGTATAACTACAGTGCCTTATTCATTAATTCCAACAGCTTTTGTGAGCACTTGGAAACATCTTCCTGCTTAA